From Polaribacter haliotis:
AAAACAGGATCGTGAAATGGATAACTAAAAGATTGAATAAGAGCCGCAAAAAAGAGATTTAAACCGAGTTCAAAACTCCATGTTCCTGAGGTAATTATTTCTTTCGTCGTAAATTCATCCGCAGAAAAAATAGTTGCTAAAATAATAATTAACAAAACAGAAAATAAAACCATTTGAATTACATCTGTAAAAATAGAACTACTTAAACCACCTTTTAAAGCGTAGCCTAAAGTTAAGATTGTAAACACCAAAATAGACCAATAATAGGAAGCACTATCTTGTTCTCCAAAATAACTTCCAATAACCATAGTGTTACTCCAAACCTCATTAAAAAGCCTAAAAGCAATCAAAATTGAGAAAACTGCCATCGCTTTTTTTCCAAATCTGGATGTTAAAAATTGATGAATACTTGTAAAACCACCTTTAACTCTTAATTGATAAATAACAATACCAGCAACCGCAAATGAAAGATAATAACCTGCATAAGCAACTCCACCAACAATTCCAAAAGACAAACCTAAATTTGCAGCATTTGTAATGCTTTTTGCAAAAATCCAAGAAATGATTAAACTCCCAGTTAACACCAAAGTATTAGGCGCTTTTTTCTTGTTCACAGCTTTAAAAAACTGATCTGTTGTTTTTGCAAGCGGAGATAAAAAGAACATAGCCAAACTGGATACTATTATTAGAGCCCACTGAACCCAAGAAGCCCACCCTAACCCTCCCAAAGGGAGGGAGCTCTCACTCATATAAATAAAGGATGTTAGCATGATATTTTTAAATTTTTATTTCACAACAATTTCCATAACAGTTTTTCCCTCCTTTGGAGGGATTAAGGGAGGCTATTCGTTCCACCAAACTTTTACGTCCAAACTATTTCCATTTGTTGCAGCTTCTGCTACTTTATAATTTTCTGCATTTAATGCACCTGCATCTGCAGGATAAGGCATTCTTACAGGAATTAAATTGTTATTTAAACTAGCAGCAACATTTTTTAAAGCAGGAAATCCTGTTCTTCTAAACTCAATCCAACTTTCGTAACCATTAATTGTATTTGCAATCCATTTTTGCGTAATAATTTGTTCTAAAGGCGTTTTTCCTGCTGCGTTTAAATTGGCATTTCCAGCCAAATAAGTGGCAGGTAAATTTGTGTTCCAATATTCAAAAGCCAAAGTAACTCCATTGTTATATAAAGTTTCCATATTTGTGGTAATCAATCCTTTTTGAGCAGCTTCTGCTAATAGAAAACTCGTTTCCCAAGCTGTCATAAAATTAGCATCTAAAGAAGACGTGTCTTCTCTAAAAATTGTACCAACTAAAGAATAATCATCTGGAGATGGAGTAGTGGTAGAGGCATTAATTCCGTTAATTAAACCATTAAATTCATTTGAAGTTGAATTTGCAAATGGCTGATAAAAATTACCAACTCTATTATCATTTAAATCAGCAAAAATCTCTTCAGCAGTTTCCGACATTATAAAGTTTGTAAAATCTCCATTTCTTAATTGTGCAAATCTAAAACTATTTGGAGCCGTATTTGTAAAATCGAAAGTGGCGTTTTCGCTATTATTTTTGATGTAATTTCCACTCGTAAAAATAGTTTGTAATTGATTCGAAACATCAACTTTATTGGAAATACGAACTAAATATTTAATTTTTAAAGAATTTGCAAAACGTACCCAAGCATCTAAATCTCCGTTAAATAAAATATCTCCTTCCAGAGAAATTGCTGCGGAATAAGCATTTATAGCAGCGATTCCTTTGTCTAAATTATCTAAAATTCCTTTTTCATTTTGATAAATGTCTTCTTGTAAATCGTATTTCGGAGTTACAGTTCCATCCACACCATTAAAAGCTTCAAAATAAGGGACATCACCAAAAATATCTGTCAATGCTGCAGCCATATATGCTTTTAAAATTAATGCAGGCCCTTCATAAACAGCGAAAGATGGCGTTTCACGAGATTGTTTTAGCAGAATTTCATTATCACGTAAATTCGTAAAAAATATCGGCCAAGGATTTCCACCCAATTGCGGACTTTTTAAATCGTGTCTGTCAAATAAATTGAAATCTAAAAGCGCATAATGCTGTGATAATAAATTTCCCGCAGCAAAACCCTCATAACTCATTTGTTCCCCATAATCGTAAATAACTTGTCTTAAAAGAAGACTTGGTTGTACAGAAACTGGTGAATTTTGGTTTGTATTAATTTCTTCAAAATCTTTGGTGCAACTTGCAAATGTAATTGCAAAAATTGCGATGGTATATATAATTTTTTTCATTTTTTATGTTTTCTGTCATTTCGACTTTATGGAGAAATCTAATCGTATATAAAAGATTTCTCCATAAAGTCGAAATAATAAATTTGTTTTTAGAAATTAAACCCTAATTTAAATCCTAAACTTCTACTGGTAGCGTAACTCATATCTTCTACACCACTTACAAAACCATTTCCTTGAACTGCTAATTGTTCTGGATCGAAATGAGGATTTTCTGTAATTACAAATAAATTATTTCCTATGAAAGAAAGGTTTAAAGTAGAGGTGTCTTTCAATCCTAAAAAGCCTTCTTTTAAGTCTAATTTATAACCTATTGAAAATTGACGTAATTTTAAAAAAGAAGCATCATACACATTGTTTTCTTCGTGATTTCTGTCGTAAAATTGTCTGTAATAACTTTCTGCACCAACTGCAACTGTATTTGGTTGGCCAGAATTTACATTTATTCCTTGTGCAACAATTCCTGCATCTGGTCTAAAAGCAGTCTCTGCTAATTGGCCACCAACATTTCCTAAAGCACTTGTTCTTGAAACAATTTCTCCACCTTGTCTCCAGTCAAATAAGAAACTTGCATTCCAATTTTTATAGCTGAAACTATTGTTCCATCCTAAAGTAAAATCAGGATTATAATTTCCAATTTTCTTCAATGTATTATCTGCAATATAAGTTCCATCATCATTAATTAAAAATTCTCCATTTTCGTTTTTTCGATAACCAGTTCCATACATGTCACCAACGCTACCACCTTCTTCTACTTGAAAATATACTGTCTGATTTGCACTGTCGTAAATTCTACTGTAAGCCAATGTTAAACGTCCATCTTCTTGTGGTAAATCTTTAATTATAGATTTGTTTGTTGCGAAATTGAAAGTAGTATTCCATCTAAAGTTTTCATTTCTAATTGGAGTTCCTCCTAAAATAACTTCCACACCTTGCGTATTTACACGACCACCATTTACAACTTGCTGATTATATCCTGATGAAATTGCAATTGGCAAAGAAATAATTTGATCTTTTGTTGTTGAATTGTAATACGTGAAATCTACATTCAAACGATCTTTAAAGAAACGTAAATCTGCTCCAAATTCATAAGAAGTGGTTACTTCTGGTTTTAAATTTGCATTCGGAATAAAATCTTGATTGCTAAAAGTTGGTTGTCCATTAAAGGCAGTTTGTGAAACAAAAGCACCAGAAGTTTGATACGGATTTGTATCATTACCAACCTGTGCAATACTTGCTCTTAACTTCGCAAAAGAAATACTTTCAGGCAATTCTGTAGCATTTGACAAAATAAAACTTGTAGAAACTGATGGGTAAAAGAAAGAAACACCATCCACAGAAAAAGGAGTTGCCAATGCACTTGACCAATCATTTCTTCCAGTAATATCTACATATAAATAATCTTTGTAACCAAATTTTGCAATTCCGTATAAAGAGTTAATTCGTTTTTTAGAATTAAATTGAAAAAATTCAACAGGCGAAGCAGCATTATTTAAACTAAAAATTCCTGGTTGCGCTAAATTAGTTGTTTGTGCTTGTTTTGTAGATGAAGTTTGGTCTAATCTATTTCCTCCAAAAGAAGCATCGAAAGAAAAATCACCAAAATTATCTGTATAATTTATTAAGAAATCTGTATTTATTTCTCTGTAAAAAACATCGTGTTCTGCATAGGCTCCATTTGCGAATCGGTTTGAACTAAAATTACGATTAAATTGTCTTTTTTCTGAAGAATAATCCATTCCAGATCGAAAAGAAACACTTAATTTATCGGTAAATTTATGATTTATAGCAATGTTTCCAAAAACACGATCTCTATTAAAAGAGTTGGTGTTTTCATTTAAAATGAAAAAAGGATTGTCGAAATACCTATAATTAAAATTGTATTGTTGTACGCCTTCCAAACCAGGTTGCCAATAATCTCTTAAACTATCGATGTTTAAAGATCTTGGTCCCCAAGCCACTAAAGAATAATTTACATTTTCACTTCCATAACCGTTTGAAGGCCTATTATCGCTACTTGAATTTACATAATTAATAGTAGAAGTAATTCGTGTTCTTTCTGTAGGATTAAAATTCGTTTTTAAAGCCACAGTTTTACGTTCTAAATTTACCCCAGGAATAATAGATTCACTATCTAAATTAGTAAAAGACAATCTGTAAGAACCTCTTTCAAAACTATCATTTATAGAAATATTATTGATGGTTGTAACTCCAGTTTGATAAAAGTCTTTTAAATTATTTGGGTTCGATTTGAATAATGTTGGTGTAATTGCATTGCCACTATATAAAGAAGTATCTCCACCACGAACTACAGTTCCATCTGCTAAAGTTACAGGAGAATCGAATTGAGGAATTAAATTTCCAGCATCTAACCTTGGTCCCCAAGAATAAGAAATTACATCATTAACTCCACCTCCAAGTCCATTTCCATAAGCAAAGTTACCACCATTTCCTTGACCATATTCATTTTGAAATTCTGGCAAACGAAAAGCACTATCAAAAGTTACAGAAGAATTAATGCTAATTCCCAAACCTTTTTTCTTGCTTCCGTCTTTTGTATTAATTACAATAACTCCATTAGAAGCTCTTGTTCCATACAAAGCAGCAGCACTGGGTCCTTTTAAAACAGTTACAGATTCTATATCATCTGGATTTACTTCCATGGCTCCATTTCCAAAATCAATTTCTTGAAAACCGGTTGCAGATTCATCTGTAAAGTTGAAAACTGTATTGTTGTTTATTGGTGTTCCATCTACAATAAAAAGTGGATTGTTATTAGAGAAAGAAGCTTCACCACGAATGGTTATTT
This genomic window contains:
- a CDS encoding SusD/RagB family nutrient-binding outer membrane lipoprotein, producing the protein MKKIIYTIAIFAITFASCTKDFEEINTNQNSPVSVQPSLLLRQVIYDYGEQMSYEGFAAGNLLSQHYALLDFNLFDRHDLKSPQLGGNPWPIFFTNLRDNEILLKQSRETPSFAVYEGPALILKAYMAAALTDIFGDVPYFEAFNGVDGTVTPKYDLQEDIYQNEKGILDNLDKGIAAINAYSAAISLEGDILFNGDLDAWVRFANSLKIKYLVRISNKVDVSNQLQTIFTSGNYIKNNSENATFDFTNTAPNSFRFAQLRNGDFTNFIMSETAEEIFADLNDNRVGNFYQPFANSTSNEFNGLINGINASTTTPSPDDYSLVGTIFREDTSSLDANFMTAWETSFLLAEAAQKGLITTNMETLYNNGVTLAFEYWNTNLPATYLAGNANLNAAGKTPLEQIITQKWIANTINGYESWIEFRRTGFPALKNVAASLNNNLIPVRMPYPADAGALNAENYKVAEAATNGNSLDVKVWWNE
- a CDS encoding sodium:solute symporter family transporter; translated protein: MSESSLPLGGLGWASWVQWALIIVSSLAMFFLSPLAKTTDQFFKAVNKKKAPNTLVLTGSLIISWIFAKSITNAANLGLSFGIVGGVAYAGYYLSFAVAGIVIYQLRVKGGFTSIHQFLTSRFGKKAMAVFSILIAFRLFNEVWSNTMVIGSYFGEQDSASYYWSILVFTILTLGYALKGGLSSSIFTDVIQMVLFSVLLIIILATIFSADEFTTKEIITSGTWSFELGLNLFFAALIQSFSYPFHDPVLTDRGFISSPKVTRRSFLWASILGAICIILFSVIGVYAQSQGMKGQAAVEVGKALGVVILLVINFIMITSAASTLDSTFSSFSKLLSVDLGLGKTVSFGRISMIIVAVLGTLPVFFGAEILSATTISGTMVIGLTPVFIFWNIKVPRISFYLSVICGLIFGLLLVFKLFPESLIFTEGKYADLLWINLWGILSCIILYFIPKWIKK
- a CDS encoding SusC/RagA family TonB-linked outer membrane protein: MKHIFMWIFMLFVSINFAQTKITGTVTDKNSGEKLPVVSVSNEQGNGTTTDENGNYSINVASTSDILTFSYLGYKTQKITVGNRININISLEEDETSLNEIVVTALGLNRKTKELGYVVQELKSAELTEVKTANFLDNLSGKLAGVTISQGATGVGSSSKITIRGEASFSNNNPLFIVDGTPINNNTVFNFTDESATGFQEIDFGNGAMEVNPDDIESVTVLKGPSAAALYGTRASNGVIVINTKDGSKKKGLGISINSSVTFDSAFRLPEFQNEYGQGNGGNFAYGNGLGGGVNDVISYSWGPRLDAGNLIPQFDSPVTLADGTVVRGGDTSLYSGNAITPTLFKSNPNNLKDFYQTGVTTINNISINDSFERGSYRLSFTNLDSESIIPGVNLERKTVALKTNFNPTERTRITSTINYVNSSSDNRPSNGYGSENVNYSLVAWGPRSLNIDSLRDYWQPGLEGVQQYNFNYRYFDNPFFILNENTNSFNRDRVFGNIAINHKFTDKLSVSFRSGMDYSSEKRQFNRNFSSNRFANGAYAEHDVFYREINTDFLINYTDNFGDFSFDASFGGNRLDQTSSTKQAQTTNLAQPGIFSLNNAASPVEFFQFNSKKRINSLYGIAKFGYKDYLYVDITGRNDWSSALATPFSVDGVSFFYPSVSTSFILSNATELPESISFAKLRASIAQVGNDTNPYQTSGAFVSQTAFNGQPTFSNQDFIPNANLKPEVTTSYEFGADLRFFKDRLNVDFTYYNSTTKDQIISLPIAISSGYNQQVVNGGRVNTQGVEVILGGTPIRNENFRWNTTFNFATNKSIIKDLPQEDGRLTLAYSRIYDSANQTVYFQVEEGGSVGDMYGTGYRKNENGEFLINDDGTYIADNTLKKIGNYNPDFTLGWNNSFSYKNWNASFLFDWRQGGEIVSRTSALGNVGGQLAETAFRPDAGIVAQGINVNSGQPNTVAVGAESYYRQFYDRNHEENNVYDASFLKLRQFSIGYKLDLKEGFLGLKDTSTLNLSFIGNNLFVITENPHFDPEQLAVQGNGFVSGVEDMSYATSRSLGFKLGFNF